Within the Streptomyces sp. R41 genome, the region GCGGCCTGCATCCTGGCCAGGCGCTTCTCGCGGCGGTCGAGTTCGCCGGGGAGGTCCACGTCTTTGCCGTCGGGGCCGAATGCCTGGTCCTCGGCCGCATCGGTGGCCTCGGCGTCGGCCAGCAGAGCCCGGGTCTTGGCCTCCAGGTCGGCGATCTCGGCTTCGACGCGCTCTTCTTTGGTGACCAGGCGGCCGTAGCTCATCGCCTTGTGCTTGGAGGCATTGGCTTCGGGCTTGGTGCCGTCCAGGGCGACGCGGCCCATCTTGACCATGCCCAGCTTCTGCGCGAGGTGCAGGGACTGGGTGAACAGGTCGGCGAGAGCGTCCAGGTGGCGGCGGCTGAACCGGGCGATCGAGCGGTAGTCCGGTGCCTGGTCGGCGGCCAGGAACCGGAATGCGACATCGTCCACGCACTTGCGCTCGATCGACCGGGACGAGCGGACGCCGGTGGTGTAGCCGTAGATCAGCAGCCGCACCATCAGCCGCGGGTCGTAGGTCGGGTAGCCCCGCTTCTCGGTGTAGTCGGCCAGGACCGGTCCGAGGTCCAGCACGTCGTCGACCAGCTCGGCGACGAAGCGGGCCAGATGGTCCTGGGGCAGCCAGTCGTCCAGCGACGGCGGCAGCAGCAGGACCTGGTGCGGGTCGAACGACCTGAATCGCTTGTCCACCGCCGCCGCACGACGTGGCGGCTGTTTGCCCTCGACTGGCTCGACCTCGAACAGCCCCTCCTGATCGCGCATACCGGGATCATCCCGCACAACTGATCACCAGACGCACGCGGGTTGCCGGTCACTCTGAGCATTGCAGCTGGCTGGCCCACGGCGGCGCGTGCGCCAGCCGTCAGGCGTCGAAGCGGCGGCGGGCGGCCTCGATGTGACCGAAGTACTGGTGGGTCCAGCCGCACATTCCGTCGACCGTTGCGCGCAGGGCTTGACCCGGCTCGGTGAGGGTGTATTCGACCCGCGGTGGGACGGTGGGGTGCACGGTGCGCTCGACCAGGCCGTTGCGCTCCAGCATGCGCAGGTTCTGGGTGAGCATCTTGTGGCTGATGCCCTCGATCTCGTTCCGCAGCTCGCTGAAGCGCAGGGTGCGATCACCGAGACCCTCGACGATGAGGAACGCCCACTTGTTGGCGACGTCGGAGAAGATCTCCCGCGCCAAGGAGCCCGCACGCGCCAGGTCTGCATCCTCGGGCGAGCCTGTGAACTGCTTGGTCACCATAAGGTTCTCCAGTCACTGAAAAGTGCGTTCTTCCACGTCAGCGTCAACTCTCTTACAGTTCCTGAGTAACCACAAGAGAGTGAGCGTCTTGGTCGGCGCGGACGCAAGCCCACAGGCGCTCAGGACGAGGAGACAGGCAGCATGGCCATCACCTTTATGAACCCCAGCGGATTGCCCAAGATCGACGTCTACCGGCAGGTGTCGATCGCATCCGGGTCGAGGCTGGTCTTTATCGCCGGGCAGGTCGCCTGGGACGCCGAGGGAGTCACGATCGGCGAAGGCGACCTCGCCGCCCAGGTCGAGCAGAGCTATCTCAACGTCGGCACCGCCCTGGCCGAGGTCGGTGGCTCCTTCGACGACGTGGCGAAGCTGACCTTCTACGTCGTCGACTGGACCCCCGACAAGATGCCCCCGCTCCTGGAAGGGATCTCCCGGGCAGCCGCGAAGCTGGGGATCACCCCGGCCCCGCCGACCACGCTGATAGGCGTTGCGGCACTGGATGTCCCCGACCATCTGGTCGAGATCGAAGCCACCGCGGTCCTCGACTGAACAGGTGCTCTCTGCCACTGAGCCAACTACGGCGCTCAGCGGCCAACCAGCGTGCTCAGTCACAGTTACTGACCCACGCTCCTAGCGCGATGGGGCCGAAGACACCCGTTCTCGGTTGTGAATGCGGCGAGTGGGGGTGCTGGCCGCTCATGGCCCGCATCACCGCGACGGCGGACCTCGTAACCTGGGATGCCTTTGAACAACCGCACCGCAAGACCCGCGACTACGTGGCATTCGGTCCGTTCCAGTTCGACCGTCACCAATACGATGACGCCTTGCGGGCCCTGAGCGCTGTGATCGGCTCCGACGCCGACGGCACGCGCGCATGAGCACTGCCGTCAGCCCGTCTTGCCGCAGATGGAGTCCAAGGGCAGAGAACAGCGGCGTGGGGACTCGTCATCACCCGCCGTCGACGGGCAGGTTGTGCCACCAGTGACCGCATCCGCCGGAGCAGAAGCGTTCGCGGCGCCGTTCGTCCGCGACCGCGAGTACCGCGACCAGCAGCCGGAACGCCTTGCGGCGTTCATCGACAGGGGTGAGGCCGGCGATCTTCCCCAGTTGCTGGTCGATCGAGCCGAAGGTGATCAGAACCGCAGGCGTGTGCGTCGGGCGCAGCCCGGCACGGCGGATGCTCTCCGATCCGTCTTCGGTGACGGCGCGGGCCTGCACACAGTGATGGCGCAGGACAGGAGTACCTCGGCCTGCTCCTCCGGGCCGCGGGTGTCGAACCACTCGATGCCCTGTGACATCGGGCGCAGGCCTTGGGCGAGTTCGTTGAGGATGATGTCTCGCTCGGTCATGATCAGCTCCCGCAGTCCAGCGAGACGAAGGCCTCA harbors:
- a CDS encoding helix-turn-helix domain-containing protein; this encodes MVTKQFTGSPEDADLARAGSLAREIFSDVANKWAFLIVEGLGDRTLRFSELRNEIEGISHKMLTQNLRMLERNGLVERTVHPTVPPRVEYTLTEPGQALRATVDGMCGWTHQYFGHIEAARRRFDA
- a CDS encoding RidA family protein, with amino-acid sequence MAITFMNPSGLPKIDVYRQVSIASGSRLVFIAGQVAWDAEGVTIGEGDLAAQVEQSYLNVGTALAEVGGSFDDVAKLTFYVVDWTPDKMPPLLEGISRAAAKLGITPAPPTTLIGVAALDVPDHLVEIEATAVLD